Proteins from a genomic interval of Pseudomonas versuta:
- the icmH gene encoding type IVB secretion system protein IcmH/DotU produces MRPSPLPGNPAQALPPLSSDGLGQRASDLLYEVVLLRGLERAPDLDELRARLVTKVRTFHRQALDDGSSLDTVERAQYAICTLLDEIISSSEWGRGGWSRHSLLMIFHGQTSGGDGFFAYLDAAELKPQENLALLEVMYLCLALGLEGRYRIQSEGRAALALRRNQLFETIRMQRGYLPKARLDEHLRTWSRGYFSRRHRLVWGGVAPCCWCWLRA; encoded by the coding sequence TTGCGTCCGTCTCCACTGCCCGGCAACCCGGCTCAGGCCTTACCCCCGCTGAGCAGCGACGGGCTTGGCCAGCGCGCCAGTGACTTGCTGTATGAAGTGGTGCTGCTGCGCGGTCTGGAACGTGCGCCGGATCTGGATGAGCTGCGGGCCCGGCTGGTGACCAAGGTGCGCACATTTCATCGCCAGGCCCTGGATGACGGGTCTTCGCTGGATACGGTCGAACGCGCCCAGTACGCCATCTGTACCTTGCTCGATGAAATCATTTCGAGCTCCGAATGGGGTCGCGGCGGTTGGTCCAGGCACAGTCTGTTGATGATTTTTCATGGCCAGACTTCCGGTGGCGACGGGTTTTTCGCCTACCTCGATGCCGCGGAACTCAAGCCCCAGGAAAACCTGGCCCTGCTGGAGGTCATGTACCTGTGCCTGGCCCTGGGGCTGGAAGGCCGCTACCGGATCCAGAGTGAAGGGCGTGCGGCACTGGCATTGCGCCGTAACCAGCTCTTCGAAACGATCCGCATGCAACGCGGCTACCTGCCCAAGGCTCGCCTGGACGAGCATTTGCGTACCTGGAGTCGCGGTTACTTCAGTCGTCGTCACCGCCTTGTTTGGGGGGGTGTGGCGCCTTGTTGCTGGTGCTGGCTGCGGGCCTGA
- a CDS encoding OmpA/MotB family protein, giving the protein MLAAGLTWHLENRAYQTLLRLQALEQGPLITLTQSLAETLSADLRAGRLNLLEDGQGVRIIISSSGLFATGGSEVAAPYQPVLSRIAAALELWPVQIKVIGHSDDTPVARGMGSNQALSLARAEAVLHGLQGNQIDPARFSAEGRGEFEPLFANDSPDNRARNRRVEIFVYPAEL; this is encoded by the coding sequence GTGCTGGCTGCGGGCCTGACCTGGCATCTGGAAAACCGCGCCTATCAGACCCTTTTGCGTCTGCAGGCACTGGAGCAGGGCCCGCTGATCACCCTGACCCAGTCACTGGCCGAGACGCTGTCGGCGGATTTGCGTGCGGGGCGTCTGAACCTGCTCGAGGACGGGCAGGGGGTGCGCATTATCATCAGTTCCTCGGGATTGTTCGCCACCGGCGGCAGTGAAGTGGCCGCGCCCTATCAGCCGGTATTGTCGCGCATTGCTGCGGCCCTGGAGCTGTGGCCGGTGCAGATCAAGGTGATTGGGCACAGCGATGACACGCCGGTCGCCAGGGGCATGGGGTCCAATCAGGCGTTGTCGCTGGCCCGTGCCGAAGCGGTATTGCACGGGTTGCAGGGCAATCAGATCGACCCGGCGCGGTTCAGCGCTGAGGGGCGTGGCGAATTCGAACCCTTGTTCGCCAATGACAGCCCGGACAACCGTGCCCGTAACCGTCGTGTCGAAATTTTTGTGTACCCCGCCGAGCTGTAA
- the tssM gene encoding type VI secretion system membrane subunit TssM → MLLRVLKTLLRASPWLLGLILTMYLIVIHGPRLAIDGHAPLAGAGARVLLCAVLAALVLGVVWFRRRGNKPDEGQPARPQVILDESSERELALRERLGAWRRRTGGQLPGFLLIGPAGVDKGPLLGLPANTEEDLRCSSVGGFALFDIGANLINQRQPQEARLWRRLLDDLDPSTGLHLRGLILVLSAARLHSAAPQELDQIALTLRARLEELANRFGKGLTVQLIVSDCEQLPGYTESLAWLAADRREFSLEFAPASANRQLLDGLEQRMGALVEGLDSSELERLQREPDVQVRARLFGFMPMWRGFAGTLQGVLNTALAQERGIAQVALQSVRFSAHSAVLEAPAPALLRALQTCRRPGRLRIFVRQSGAWIRPRAHYLVLLISLLATVLLLNMYRDQDRRLDQVDQHIAAVQQARQHQLPAMLGAGALLRLDRFAGIARLLSQRWTPWGTDRQLRRLSGELYARELQQVLLVDVMQRLQDSLRPQAMTGDEALRQNLALYLMLSGETGMDTSAMRDWYMGVAGGQGEVQRLRLDSHMQRLLALLAKSGPQPLDRSLIEQARQRLAAQPLAQRLYQQLLERMQGPSLAEFSITSVLGAEGMLLFTRRSGESLVEGVPGLYTLEGYRRFETLLEPLLTAGLVQEGRLMGRSGMLASAPVEREILALYHQDYIAHWDVFFDDLQIAGLDQHEHLPRRLMQLARADSPLLVLLREVARHTELAPAFAPEGWLELAQKQAQRLQPASEITGVQPDVAAHPVALHFQPLHRWLGASAPESPARALHAAVKGAALLMQANQKAASLKVTVPPSEVLQRLNEEIEQLPGLLQPVYMDIAQLGQQQVQQQALASLANAWASEVAPLCERAVSGLYPFAGDSTVDATLEDFSRMFAADGAVQGFIEQHFGAQLDTVSRPWRLNQNDAGETLDASLLQTLEQVAQVREGFFSPGQAQAHFEFELSPLTMSAGIASFTLSVDDRRLDYRHGPLRAATFEFPGKALGTELRASVTLLDGRTLTRRAEGAWAWLRLLDGIEQIPTADSRVRHLILDFEGEEVRLQLRTQRSAMPFNREVLSRIRCTSTAVSAEAIQLSEFS, encoded by the coding sequence ATGCTCCTGCGTGTTTTGAAAACCCTGCTGCGGGCTTCGCCCTGGCTGCTGGGGCTGATATTGACGATGTATCTGATAGTGATCCACGGCCCGCGCCTGGCGATTGACGGCCACGCGCCGCTGGCTGGCGCGGGTGCGCGGGTGCTGCTGTGCGCGGTGCTGGCAGCGCTGGTGCTGGGGGTTGTGTGGTTCCGGCGGCGGGGCAACAAGCCGGATGAGGGCCAGCCTGCCCGCCCGCAAGTCATCCTCGATGAATCCTCGGAGCGTGAACTGGCGTTGCGTGAACGGCTAGGTGCATGGCGCCGGCGCACGGGCGGTCAATTGCCGGGGTTCTTGCTGATCGGTCCGGCGGGTGTCGACAAGGGCCCGTTGCTGGGTTTACCGGCCAATACCGAGGAGGACTTGCGGTGCAGCAGCGTCGGCGGCTTTGCCCTGTTTGACATCGGCGCCAACCTGATAAATCAGCGTCAGCCGCAAGAGGCCCGGTTGTGGCGGCGCTTGCTTGATGATCTTGACCCGTCCACTGGCCTGCATCTGCGCGGGCTGATTCTGGTGCTCTCGGCAGCCCGGCTGCACAGCGCGGCACCGCAGGAGCTTGATCAGATTGCGTTGACCTTGCGTGCACGCCTTGAAGAGTTGGCCAATCGCTTTGGCAAGGGCCTGACGGTGCAGTTAATTGTCAGTGATTGCGAGCAATTGCCCGGTTACACCGAGTCCCTCGCGTGGCTGGCGGCGGACCGTCGAGAGTTTAGCCTGGAGTTCGCGCCGGCCAGCGCTAACCGGCAATTGCTCGACGGCCTTGAGCAGCGTATGGGCGCGTTGGTCGAGGGTCTCGACAGCAGCGAGCTTGAACGCCTGCAGCGCGAGCCGGATGTTCAGGTGCGTGCCCGTCTGTTCGGCTTCATGCCGATGTGGCGCGGGTTTGCCGGCACCTTGCAAGGCGTGCTGAATACGGCGCTGGCCCAGGAGCGTGGCATCGCTCAGGTGGCCTTGCAGTCGGTCCGTTTCAGTGCTCATTCGGCGGTCCTGGAAGCCCCGGCGCCTGCCTTGCTTAGGGCTTTGCAGACATGCCGCAGGCCGGGCCGGTTACGTATTTTTGTACGCCAGAGCGGTGCCTGGATACGGCCGCGAGCGCACTATCTGGTATTGCTCATCAGCCTGTTGGCCACGGTTTTATTGCTCAACATGTACCGTGACCAAGATCGGCGCCTGGACCAGGTTGACCAGCACATCGCAGCGGTGCAGCAAGCGAGGCAGCATCAATTGCCCGCCATGCTGGGCGCCGGCGCATTGCTTCGGCTGGACCGGTTCGCCGGAATTGCCCGGCTGCTCAGTCAGCGCTGGACGCCCTGGGGCACTGATCGTCAGTTACGTCGGCTATCCGGCGAGTTATATGCCCGGGAACTGCAGCAGGTGCTGCTGGTTGACGTGATGCAGCGCTTGCAAGACAGTCTGCGTCCGCAAGCCATGACCGGTGACGAGGCGCTGCGCCAGAACCTGGCGTTGTATTTGATGCTCAGTGGCGAGACAGGCATGGATACCTCGGCCATGCGAGATTGGTACATGGGGGTGGCGGGTGGACAGGGTGAGGTGCAGCGCCTGCGTCTGGACAGCCATATGCAACGTCTGCTCGCCCTGTTGGCCAAGTCCGGTCCGCAGCCGCTGGACCGCAGCTTGATCGAGCAGGCACGACAGCGGCTGGCAGCACAACCGTTGGCCCAGCGTTTGTACCAACAATTGCTCGAGCGAATGCAGGGCCCAAGCCTGGCCGAGTTCAGTATTACCTCTGTACTGGGCGCAGAGGGCATGCTGCTTTTTACCCGGCGCAGTGGCGAAAGCCTGGTTGAAGGTGTCCCGGGCCTGTACACCCTGGAGGGTTATCGGCGCTTTGAAACCTTGCTCGAGCCCTTGTTGACGGCCGGGCTGGTGCAGGAGGGGCGACTGATGGGCCGGTCAGGCATGCTGGCATCGGCGCCTGTCGAACGGGAGATACTCGCGCTTTACCATCAGGACTACATCGCTCACTGGGATGTCTTTTTTGATGATTTGCAAATCGCCGGCCTGGACCAGCATGAGCACCTGCCAAGGCGCCTGATGCAGCTGGCTCGGGCGGACTCGCCGTTGCTGGTGCTGCTCCGGGAGGTCGCCAGGCACACCGAGCTGGCACCGGCCTTCGCGCCCGAGGGCTGGCTTGAGCTGGCGCAAAAGCAGGCGCAGCGTCTTCAGCCTGCCAGTGAAATCACCGGCGTACAGCCTGACGTCGCGGCACACCCGGTTGCGCTACATTTCCAGCCTTTGCATCGCTGGCTCGGTGCTTCGGCACCTGAGTCACCGGCCCGGGCATTGCACGCAGCCGTCAAGGGTGCCGCCTTATTGATGCAGGCCAACCAGAAGGCTGCCTCCCTCAAAGTTACGGTGCCGCCAAGTGAGGTGCTGCAGCGCTTGAACGAAGAAATCGAGCAGCTACCCGGCCTGCTGCAGCCGGTGTACATGGATATCGCGCAACTGGGTCAGCAACAGGTGCAGCAGCAAGCCCTGGCTTCGTTGGCCAATGCCTGGGCCAGCGAGGTGGCGCCATTGTGTGAACGAGCAGTGAGCGGACTCTATCCTTTTGCGGGCGATTCAACAGTAGATGCAACCCTTGAAGACTTCAGCCGGATGTTTGCCGCCGACGGGGCAGTGCAAGGCTTTATCGAGCAACACTTTGGCGCTCAACTGGACACCGTTTCCCGACCATGGCGCCTGAACCAGAACGACGCGGGCGAGACGCTGGACGCGTCGTTACTGCAGACCCTTGAGCAGGTGGCACAGGTGCGCGAAGGGTTTTTCTCGCCGGGGCAGGCGCAGGCACATTTCGAGTTTGAGCTCAGCCCGCTGACCATGAGTGCCGGTATCGCCAGTTTTACCCTGAGCGTCGATGACCGGCGTCTGGACTATCGCCACGGACCTTTGCGTGCCGCCACTTTTGAGTTCCCGGGTAAAGCACTTGGCACTGAACTGCGTGCCTCCGTCACATTGCTCGATGGTCGCACCCTGACCCGGCGTGCCGAAGGCGCCTGGGCATGGTTACGGTTGCTCGATGGCATTGAACAAATACCCACCGCAGACTCTCGGGTCCGGCACCTGATACTGGACTTCGAGGGTGAAGAAGTGCGCTTGCAACTAAGGACGCAACGATCCGCCATGCCGTTTAATCGTGAAGTACTGAGTCGCATTCGCTGTACATCAACGGCTGTTTCGGCTGAAGCGATTCAGCTTTCAGAGTTTTCTTAA
- a CDS encoding response regulator transcription factor, with translation MASLFRPIRLMLLDDHDLVLQGILQLVRPEQDMEVAGFFTQSRELIDALSQPGAEVDIVILDYTLSPGEVDGLNLIRALRLRFPGIPLLVISASHSPATVSLALRCGAKGFVGKEMCSSQLLVAVRRLAGGRTYLHPKMQADLQDSGVSTDQVKRGGPAQPPGVDMLVKNVELSFREREVLRCFLAGMSVTQIALKFERSIKTISTQKQAAYKKLGVRNDNEIFKIRSQFES, from the coding sequence ATGGCATCATTATTTCGGCCGATCCGGTTGATGTTGCTGGATGATCATGATCTGGTTCTGCAGGGTATCTTGCAATTAGTGAGGCCCGAGCAGGATATGGAGGTGGCCGGTTTTTTTACCCAAAGCCGGGAATTGATCGATGCATTGAGCCAGCCGGGCGCCGAGGTCGATATTGTCATCCTCGACTATACCCTCAGCCCTGGCGAGGTTGACGGTCTGAACCTGATTCGCGCTTTGCGGTTGCGGTTTCCCGGTATTCCCTTGCTGGTGATTTCGGCCTCCCACAGCCCTGCAACCGTGTCGCTGGCCCTGCGTTGCGGTGCCAAGGGCTTCGTTGGCAAGGAAATGTGTTCCAGTCAATTGCTGGTTGCCGTGCGCCGACTCGCCGGCGGGCGCACTTATCTGCACCCGAAGATGCAGGCCGATCTGCAAGACAGCGGGGTGTCGACTGATCAAGTTAAGCGGGGTGGCCCGGCCCAACCTCCCGGGGTGGACATGCTGGTGAAAAACGTCGAGTTGTCATTTCGTGAGCGTGAGGTACTACGTTGCTTTCTGGCGGGCATGTCGGTCACGCAAATCGCCCTGAAGTTTGAACGCAGTATCAAGACCATCAGCACACAAAAACAGGCGGCCTACAAAAAACTGGGGGTGCGCAATGATAATGAGATATTCAAGATTCGCTCGCAGTTTGAAAGTTGA
- a CDS encoding ATP-binding protein, with translation MQVLLLAGLCFQALAEGKPAQLFTEQERAWIAANPVVNIALDPDWRPLEYIEDGVYKGLSAEYLNVISRVSGLQFSWKEGMDWTMAKAAILDGSADLLPASSQQMASPQMRERIAYSKPYFVGSTLIVTRASTPVMFDPRQLEGQKVAVKAGGAYERNLRWRYPKIQLVAVKGPQEALARVASGELYAAVDVDAVFIPIMQHRYFDTLHVAGSIADLPAVVTIGVRIDQPLLVSIINKSLDSLTARQTDQMMAQWVDANSYGPPALSELLDYYLRELLVLVLFLIIFAYLLYRAHQAQRQARRSERDKAMLLAVMSHEIRTPMNAILSSVELLGRARLQPENAELARVAVTSANTLLELLDGVLDFSKLEAEHMQLKCRPANIGTLIGEAISISELRAQEKNLPLKMDLHWDAPLWLSVDALRLRQVLINLLCNAIKFTETGEVRLVAEFHCAGEDSGQGTLQLSIIDTGIGVSKRDQQRLFQAFTQADESITRKFGGTGLGLIICRRLLSLMGGTITLHSVSGQGTTFEVRLPALLAQAQESSEPQPDAAIPLALDSGLATLPGLKVLVVEDHPENQFVIKRQLLSMGHESVPALTGQAGLDTFARERFDVVLLDCNLPDIDGYAVARGMRMLEAEGRVHTPIIGISAMVGVEHSEACFDAGIDGLLIKPLRVDQLREIIDLWCGVCTPVETDTTPFQGFDGDLQSAFFNTCRLDLEQLLGCAESLDWPQVAHRAHRIAGAAMMLEQQHVVTAARSLEELTNQPLDIEAIDRAIAHLQQALHDQ, from the coding sequence TTGCAAGTTTTATTACTTGCCGGTCTCTGTTTTCAGGCCCTGGCCGAGGGTAAACCCGCGCAACTGTTTACTGAGCAGGAGCGGGCCTGGATCGCGGCCAACCCCGTTGTCAATATTGCACTCGATCCCGACTGGCGGCCGCTGGAGTACATAGAAGACGGGGTCTACAAAGGGCTCAGTGCCGAGTACCTGAATGTCATTTCCAGAGTGTCGGGCTTGCAGTTCAGCTGGAAGGAGGGCATGGACTGGACCATGGCCAAGGCTGCGATCCTTGATGGCAGCGCTGATCTGCTACCTGCCTCTTCGCAACAAATGGCTTCGCCGCAAATGCGTGAGCGTATCGCCTACAGCAAACCCTACTTTGTCGGTTCAACCCTGATTGTGACCAGGGCCAGCACGCCCGTGATGTTCGACCCGCGTCAATTGGAGGGCCAGAAAGTTGCAGTCAAGGCCGGCGGGGCATATGAACGCAACCTGCGATGGCGTTATCCGAAGATCCAGCTGGTGGCGGTAAAAGGCCCCCAGGAGGCTCTGGCGCGTGTGGCCAGCGGCGAGCTGTATGCTGCGGTGGATGTTGACGCGGTGTTCATCCCGATTATGCAACATCGCTATTTCGATACCTTGCATGTCGCGGGCTCGATTGCCGATTTACCGGCGGTGGTCACGATCGGGGTGCGTATTGACCAGCCGTTACTGGTCTCGATCATTAACAAGTCACTCGACTCGCTGACCGCGCGCCAGACTGATCAAATGATGGCGCAATGGGTCGACGCCAACAGCTACGGCCCGCCCGCGTTGTCCGAACTGCTGGATTACTATTTGCGCGAACTGCTGGTGCTGGTGCTGTTCCTGATCATCTTTGCGTACCTGCTGTACCGCGCGCATCAGGCCCAGCGTCAGGCCCGGCGCAGCGAGCGGGACAAGGCCATGTTGCTGGCGGTCATGAGTCATGAAATCCGCACGCCGATGAATGCAATCCTTTCCAGCGTGGAACTGCTGGGGCGCGCCAGGCTCCAGCCCGAGAATGCCGAGCTGGCGCGCGTTGCTGTCACAAGTGCCAACACGCTGCTGGAGTTGCTTGACGGGGTGCTGGACTTTTCCAAACTCGAAGCCGAACACATGCAACTCAAATGCCGGCCGGCCAATATCGGAACCCTGATCGGTGAGGCCATCAGCATCTCGGAACTTCGGGCGCAGGAGAAAAACCTGCCATTGAAAATGGATTTGCACTGGGACGCGCCGCTCTGGTTAAGCGTCGATGCCCTGCGCCTGCGGCAAGTGCTGATTAACCTGCTCTGCAACGCCATCAAGTTCACCGAAACCGGTGAAGTCAGGCTGGTCGCCGAGTTTCATTGCGCTGGCGAAGACTCAGGCCAGGGCACATTGCAGTTGAGCATTATCGATACCGGTATTGGCGTCTCCAAGCGTGACCAGCAGCGGCTATTTCAGGCTTTTACCCAGGCCGACGAGTCGATTACCCGCAAGTTTGGCGGTACCGGTCTGGGGCTCATCATCTGCCGCCGTCTTTTAAGCTTGATGGGCGGCACTATCACGCTGCACAGCGTGTCCGGCCAGGGCACCACCTTCGAGGTGCGGCTGCCTGCTTTGCTGGCGCAGGCGCAGGAAAGCTCGGAACCACAGCCTGATGCTGCAATCCCCTTAGCCTTGGACTCAGGCCTGGCGACACTACCGGGATTGAAAGTGCTGGTGGTCGAGGATCACCCGGAAAATCAGTTTGTAATCAAGCGCCAGTTGCTGAGTATGGGGCACGAAAGTGTCCCGGCACTGACCGGGCAGGCGGGCCTGGACACCTTCGCCAGGGAGCGTTTCGATGTGGTTTTGCTGGACTGCAACCTGCCGGATATTGACGGCTACGCCGTAGCCCGGGGTATGCGGATGCTGGAAGCCGAAGGCAGGGTGCATACGCCGATCATTGGCATTTCCGCGATGGTAGGGGTTGAGCACAGTGAGGCCTGTTTCGATGCCGGTATCGATGGCTTGCTGATCAAACCACTGAGGGTTGACCAGTTGCGGGAAATTATCGACCTGTGGTGTGGCGTCTGTACCCCGGTAGAAACCGACACGACGCCGTTCCAGGGGTTTGATGGCGATCTGCAAAGTGCATTCTTCAACACCTGCCGCCTGGACCTTGAACAATTGCTCGGCTGCGCTGAAAGCCTTGACTGGCCTCAAGTCGCCCATAGGGCCCATCGGATTGCCGGTGCCGCGATGATGCTCGAGCAGCAGCATGTCGTTACGGCTGCGCGCAGTCTGGAAGAGCTCACTAACCAGCCGCTCGACATTGAGGCAATTGATCGGGCTATCGCCCATTTGCAACAGGCCCTGCACGACCAATAA
- a CDS encoding ATP-binding protein, producing MRRLMLLGMALLISCRAYADSPYAFTEAEKQWIHEHPVVRYAIDSYWPLEYIENGEHKGLTRDYLREISQISGLQFERVPTKNWKQTLDLIAEGKIDLTTAVSKALIDKDQARKLLLSDVFFVGSTIVVTRTGEPVLFSPHKLNGKVVAVKGGGGYEHYLRKEFPEVKLLLINDPEDALQALAEGDADAAIGMDSVLQMIISRKFFGTLHMSGVLSDMPIVSSMGVSPKSPELLSIINKSLARLPPSTIDEIFDRWLDRTDYGAPSWGMIFRYYQIELICFALLLSALAFMTRRAMLAQKAAQKSEAAKSSFLAMMSHEIRTPMNGVLSSIELLKGTPMSPPQQELATLANVSARNLLELLDDVLDVSKLEASKIHLESVPTDLQQLAQALADIHQLAARKHNTTLTLAATGLDDVLLILDPVRIRQVIANLLSNAVKFTEHGEVMLSLHFEASTPDSGRLEIQVSDTGIGIDAEQQRHLFQAFVQADNSITRRYGGSGLGLSICKQLVELMGAQIDLQSAPGQGTTVGFNLTVEFRHKDPAAPTTDIEEPLPVEPVTTGQQILVVEDHPINRQTIELQLTELGYRALIVEDGMAALAAMQEHRQNISLILLDCHLPGMDGYEVARRIRQQEQEQGLAAMPIIAISASTDEQHQLKCMDSDIDGNLSKPLSLKALKQIFGLWLPTSDARPVTAPTPISSVSMEDLFSTTSGEDLACLRDAFDKHNLVLALHYAHRLHGSALAMQANELAKRAKELETALRNPSTGDNDWSAMQQAIEEALKSFYRGRPGG from the coding sequence ATGCGAAGGCTGATGCTTCTCGGGATGGCACTGCTGATCAGTTGCCGGGCTTACGCTGATTCCCCCTACGCCTTTACCGAGGCAGAGAAGCAATGGATACATGAGCATCCGGTGGTGCGCTATGCCATCGATTCCTACTGGCCGCTCGAGTACATCGAGAATGGGGAACACAAAGGCCTGACCCGTGACTATCTGCGTGAGATCTCACAAATCAGCGGGCTGCAATTCGAACGGGTCCCGACAAAAAACTGGAAGCAAACCCTCGACCTCATCGCCGAGGGGAAAATCGACCTGACCACCGCTGTTTCCAAAGCCCTGATCGATAAGGATCAAGCCAGAAAACTGCTGCTCTCCGATGTGTTTTTCGTCGGTTCCACCATCGTGGTGACGCGCACAGGTGAACCGGTGCTGTTTTCGCCCCACAAACTCAACGGCAAAGTGGTGGCGGTCAAAGGCGGTGGCGGCTACGAGCACTACCTGCGCAAAGAGTTTCCCGAGGTCAAACTTCTACTGATAAACGACCCGGAAGATGCTTTGCAGGCGTTGGCCGAAGGTGATGCCGATGCGGCGATTGGCATGGACAGCGTTTTGCAGATGATCATCTCGCGCAAGTTTTTCGGCACCCTGCACATGTCCGGGGTGCTGTCCGACATGCCGATTGTCAGCAGCATGGGGGTCAGCCCAAAGTCGCCGGAACTGTTGTCCATCATCAACAAGTCACTGGCCCGGTTACCGCCCTCGACCATCGACGAAATCTTTGACCGCTGGCTAGATCGCACCGACTACGGCGCCCCTTCATGGGGGATGATCTTCCGCTACTACCAGATAGAGCTGATTTGTTTTGCGCTACTGCTTTCGGCGCTGGCCTTCATGACCCGACGCGCAATGCTGGCGCAAAAAGCTGCGCAGAAAAGCGAGGCGGCCAAGTCAAGTTTCCTGGCCATGATGAGCCATGAAATCCGCACCCCGATGAATGGCGTACTGTCCTCCATCGAGCTGCTCAAGGGCACGCCGATGAGCCCGCCGCAACAGGAGCTGGCCACGCTGGCCAACGTCTCGGCGCGCAACCTGCTGGAGTTGCTTGACGACGTTCTGGATGTGTCCAAGCTCGAAGCCAGCAAAATCCATCTGGAATCCGTTCCCACCGATCTGCAGCAACTGGCCCAGGCCCTTGCCGACATTCACCAGCTCGCCGCCCGAAAGCACAACACCACGCTGACCCTGGCGGCTACGGGCCTGGATGATGTGCTGCTGATCCTCGATCCGGTGCGCATCCGTCAGGTGATTGCCAACCTGCTGTCCAATGCAGTCAAGTTCACTGAGCATGGCGAGGTCATGCTGAGCCTGCACTTTGAAGCCTCCACCCCTGATTCGGGACGTCTGGAAATACAGGTCAGCGACACCGGTATCGGGATCGACGCAGAGCAGCAACGGCATTTATTCCAGGCGTTTGTCCAGGCCGACAACTCAATCACCCGGCGTTACGGCGGCAGCGGCCTGGGGCTGTCCATCTGCAAGCAGCTGGTGGAGTTAATGGGCGCTCAGATCGACCTGCAGAGTGCGCCCGGCCAAGGCACTACTGTGGGGTTCAACCTGACTGTCGAGTTCAGGCACAAAGACCCCGCCGCCCCGACCACCGACATCGAAGAGCCGCTACCCGTCGAGCCGGTCACAACCGGGCAACAGATTCTGGTGGTCGAAGACCATCCGATCAACCGCCAGACCATCGAGCTGCAACTCACTGAGCTGGGCTATCGCGCGCTGATAGTCGAAGACGGCATGGCGGCCCTGGCGGCGATGCAGGAGCATCGGCAGAACATTTCCCTGATCCTGCTCGACTGTCACCTGCCCGGTATGGACGGTTACGAAGTGGCCCGCAGGATACGCCAGCAGGAACAGGAACAAGGCTTGGCCGCCATGCCAATCATCGCGATCTCGGCCTCGACCGATGAGCAACATCAACTCAAATGCATGGACAGTGACATTGACGGCAATCTGTCCAAACCCTTGAGTCTGAAGGCGTTGAAGCAAATCTTCGGGTTATGGCTGCCCACCTCCGACGCCCGGCCCGTAACAGCGCCAACCCCGATTAGCAGCGTATCCATGGAAGATTTGTTTTCCACCACCAGCGGCGAGGACCTCGCCTGCCTGCGTGATGCTTTTGACAAACACAATCTGGTGCTGGCCCTGCACTACGCCCATCGCCTTCATGGCTCGGCACTGGCGATGCAGGCCAACGAGCTGGCGAAGCGGGCCAAGGAACTGGAAACAGCCCTGCGTAACCCGTCCACCGGGGATAACGACTGGAGTGCGATGCAGCAAGCTATTGAAGAGGCGTTAAAGAGTTTCTACCGGGGCAGGCCCGGGGGGTGA
- a CDS encoding response regulator transcription factor: MSTKKMIRIMLLDDHLLMLHGLELSLRAQPDIEVVGSFSTSQSLLAALQQDSVDVVLLDYSLGPDEIDGLSLARGLKKRFPTMRLLVVSALHTPATVAMVMRSGADGFIGKEVDPAQLPIAIRRVASGKTYLAETMSEQFREQEISTGAPSTAAMADDNDSLRMLATNAALSVREHEVLRCCLEGMSVTQIAEKFSRSIKTISTQKQAAYKKLGLSNDNELYKVRYLLEGR; encoded by the coding sequence ATGTCCACTAAAAAAATGATTCGAATCATGCTCCTGGATGATCACCTGCTTATGTTGCACGGTCTGGAATTGAGCCTGAGGGCACAGCCCGATATTGAGGTTGTAGGCAGTTTCAGCACCAGTCAGTCACTGCTGGCCGCGCTGCAACAAGACAGCGTCGACGTGGTGCTGCTGGACTACTCACTGGGGCCGGATGAAATCGATGGTTTGAGCCTGGCGCGGGGTCTGAAAAAACGCTTCCCCACCATGCGTTTGCTGGTGGTCTCGGCGCTGCATACACCCGCCACCGTGGCCATGGTGATGCGCAGCGGCGCCGACGGCTTTATCGGCAAGGAAGTGGACCCGGCGCAATTACCGATTGCCATTCGCCGCGTGGCATCGGGCAAGACCTACCTGGCCGAAACCATGAGCGAACAGTTTCGTGAACAGGAAATCTCCACCGGTGCCCCCTCGACCGCTGCCATGGCAGACGACAACGACAGTTTACGAATGCTTGCCACCAATGCAGCGCTGAGCGTGCGCGAGCACGAAGTGTTGCGCTGCTGTCTGGAGGGCATGTCGGTGACGCAGATCGCCGAGAAGTTTTCGCGCAGCATCAAGACCATCAGCACCCAGAAACAAGCCGCGTACAAAAAACTCGGACTGAGTAACGACAACGAACTGTACAAGGTCCGCTACCTACTGGAAGGCCGTTGA